The Miscanthus floridulus cultivar M001 chromosome 7, ASM1932011v1, whole genome shotgun sequence genome includes a region encoding these proteins:
- the LOC136464626 gene encoding uncharacterized protein isoform X1: MEVDDSHDTLVNKSEENDFEKKGTSDPVVYQLVRVEGDGTLVPATEDDVLQFERFLHNEKVDLPPIEDVGHVEEFFNNDCMLLKKPDLEDGSSKLETVEVHTQKLGTDLEENRLQSLDDSLSPPSECRVIHSQHSDKLLPEQGDNVTRQDNASTETTKSTVLNDSCSAEKDKADACSGPVCDTSTDPSVSGVNSSMPDFSILRGEVCLDDLTIRELQEAFRATFGRQTTVKDKIWLKRRITMGLTNSYDVPSSGCVVKDCKIVGRDTKKDISDMDERAKTGLRATSLVIYPGNEGDSPSSSYYQSEDQQDSSKRVKRVQIHNDEPQGNLLGEQCTNKRTRKPTKRYIEELSDIETHDSTVKISSPAKRPPHDEVLMKLRVAPFNEADSLGTIYPTRKDTLGGFSVHVPYVSRMRRGRPRKAFVSFVDKEPSVEPKGIQTAVEMILAKDGDKGTHLRKAPEVPLKVSSEKGHIEAVDSKGVRNLQAKVYSAVAKPKIKRGLTRKHHRAWTLCEVVKLVDGVAQFGAGKWSEIRKLSFASYSYRTSVDLKDKWRNLIRATRTQLPAQKDQGACPRKINPCIIPIPPSILLRVKELNELQLQGGGFTAPVKFSGQDSKVLQGKGSGFL; the protein is encoded by the exons ATGGAAGTGGACGACTCACATGACACTCTAGTTAATAAAAGTGAAGAGAATGACTTTGAAAAGAAAGGCACTTCTGATCCTGTGGTTTATCAACTAGTTCGG GTTGAAGGTGATGGAACACTTGTTCCTGCTACAGAGGATGATGTTTTGCAGTTTGAACGTTTCCTTCATAATGAGAAGGTTGATCTTCCTCCTATTGAAGATGTAGGCCATGTGGAAGAGTTTTTCAACAATGATTGCATGTTACTGAAGAAGCCTGACTTGGAAG ATGGATCTTCCAAATTGGAGACTGTAGAAGTACACACACAAAAATTGGGTACCGACTTAGAG GAAAACAGATTACAGTCATTGGATGATTCCCTTAGTCCTCCCTCAGAGTGTAGAGTTATTCATAGTCAGCATTCAGATAAATTGCTTCCAGAACAAGGGGACAACGTCACTCGACAGGACAATGCTTCAACTGAGACTACAAAATCGACAGTGTTAAATGACTCTTGCAGTGCTGAAAAAGACAAGGCTGATGCCTGCTCAGGACCTGTTTGCGACACATCTACAGACCCATCTGTTTCTGGAGTTAATAGTTCCATGCCTGATTTTTCCATATTAAGAGGAGAAGTCTGTTTGGATGATCTTACTATTAGAGAACTTCAGGAGGCATTTAGAGCCACATTTGGCCGGCAGACTACTGTCAAAGACAAGATATGGCTCAAAAGACGGATTACAATGGGCTTGACTAATTCCTATGATGTTCCAAGTTCAGGTTGTGTAGTTAAAGACTGCAAAATTGTTGGCAGGGATACCAAAAAAGATATATCAGACATGGATGAAAGAGCTAAGACTGGGCTTAGAGCTACTTCTCTAGTTATATATCCAGGAAACGAAGGGGACTCACCATCTAGCTCTTACTATCAGAGCGAGGACCAGCAAGATTCTTCCAAGAGAGTTAAAAGAGTACAAATCCATAATGATGAACCACAAGGAAATCTGCTAGGCGAGCAATGCACTAACAAGCGAACTAGAAAGCCAACAAAAAGATACATAGAGGAGCTATCAGACATTGAGACTCATGACTCCACTGTAAAAATTTCTTCACCAGCAAAAAGGCCTCCACATGATGAAGTGTTAATGAAACTGCGGGTTGCACCTTTCAATGAGGCTGATTCTCTGGGCACAATCTATCCTACTAGAAAGGATACCCTTGGAGGATTTAGTGTACATGTTCCTTACGTTTCAAGGATGAGAAGGGGGCGCCCTAGGAAGGCCTTCGTTTCATTTGTG GATAAGGAACCCTCAGTTGAACCTAAAGGGATTCAGACAGCAGTTGAGATGATATTAGCGAAGGATGGTGACAAGGGAACCCACCTGAGGAAAGCACCTGAAGTTCCACTAAAG GTAAGTTCTGAGAAAGGGCATATAGAAGCAGTTGATAGTAAAGGGGTTCGAAACCTACAAGCAAAGGTTTACAGTGCTGTTGCCAAGCCTAAAATAAAGCGGGGTTTAACGCGGAAGCATCATCGAGCGTGGACATTGTGTGAGGTCGTGAAGCTGGTTGATGGTGTGGCTCAGTTTGGAGCTGGCAAGTGGTCTGAGATTAGAAAACTGTCTTTTGCCTCATATTCTTACCGCACTTCAGTGGATCTCAAG GACAAATGGCGTAACCTGATCAGAGCAACCAGGACACAGCTTCCGGCACAAAAAGAC CAGGGTGCCTGTCCGCGGAAGATTAACCCTTGTATCATACCAATACCACCATCCATTTTGTTGCGAGTGAAGGAGCTAAACGAGCTGCAGTTGCAAGGGGGTGGCTTCACAGCCCCAGTCAAGTTCTCTGGGCAGGACAGCAAGGTTCTACAGGGAAAAGGGTCAGGTTTTTTGTGA
- the LOC136464626 gene encoding uncharacterized protein isoform X2: MEVDDSHDTLVNKSEENDFEKKGTSDPVVYQLVRVEGDGTLVPATEDDVLQFERFLHNEKVDLPPIEDVGHVEEFFNNDCMLLKKPDLEDGSSKLETVEVHTQKLGTDLEENRLQSLDDSLSPPSECRVIHSQHSDKLLPEQGDNVTRQDNASTETTKSTVLNDSCSAEKDKADACSGPVCDTSTDPSVSGVNSSMPDFSILRGEVCLDDLTIRELQEAFRATFGRQTTVKDKIWLKRRITMGLTNSYDVPSSGCVVKDCKIVGRDTKKDISDMDERAKTGLRATSLVIYPGNEGDSPSSSYYQSEDQQDSSKRVKRVQIHNDEPQGNLLGEQCTNKRTRKPTKRYIEELSDIETHDSTVKISSPAKRPPHDEVLMKLRVAPFNEADSLGTIYPTRKDTLGGFSVHVPYVSRMRRGRPRKAFVSFVDKEPSVEPKGIQTAVEMILAKDGDKGTHLRKAPEVPLKVSSEKGHIEAVDSKGVRNLQAKVYSAVAKPKIKRGLTRKHHRAWTLCEVVKLVDGVAQFGAGKWSEIRKLSFASYSYRTSVDLKDKWRNLIRATRTQLPAQKDGACPRKINPCIIPIPPSILLRVKELNELQLQGGGFTAPVKFSGQDSKVLQGKGSGFL, encoded by the exons ATGGAAGTGGACGACTCACATGACACTCTAGTTAATAAAAGTGAAGAGAATGACTTTGAAAAGAAAGGCACTTCTGATCCTGTGGTTTATCAACTAGTTCGG GTTGAAGGTGATGGAACACTTGTTCCTGCTACAGAGGATGATGTTTTGCAGTTTGAACGTTTCCTTCATAATGAGAAGGTTGATCTTCCTCCTATTGAAGATGTAGGCCATGTGGAAGAGTTTTTCAACAATGATTGCATGTTACTGAAGAAGCCTGACTTGGAAG ATGGATCTTCCAAATTGGAGACTGTAGAAGTACACACACAAAAATTGGGTACCGACTTAGAG GAAAACAGATTACAGTCATTGGATGATTCCCTTAGTCCTCCCTCAGAGTGTAGAGTTATTCATAGTCAGCATTCAGATAAATTGCTTCCAGAACAAGGGGACAACGTCACTCGACAGGACAATGCTTCAACTGAGACTACAAAATCGACAGTGTTAAATGACTCTTGCAGTGCTGAAAAAGACAAGGCTGATGCCTGCTCAGGACCTGTTTGCGACACATCTACAGACCCATCTGTTTCTGGAGTTAATAGTTCCATGCCTGATTTTTCCATATTAAGAGGAGAAGTCTGTTTGGATGATCTTACTATTAGAGAACTTCAGGAGGCATTTAGAGCCACATTTGGCCGGCAGACTACTGTCAAAGACAAGATATGGCTCAAAAGACGGATTACAATGGGCTTGACTAATTCCTATGATGTTCCAAGTTCAGGTTGTGTAGTTAAAGACTGCAAAATTGTTGGCAGGGATACCAAAAAAGATATATCAGACATGGATGAAAGAGCTAAGACTGGGCTTAGAGCTACTTCTCTAGTTATATATCCAGGAAACGAAGGGGACTCACCATCTAGCTCTTACTATCAGAGCGAGGACCAGCAAGATTCTTCCAAGAGAGTTAAAAGAGTACAAATCCATAATGATGAACCACAAGGAAATCTGCTAGGCGAGCAATGCACTAACAAGCGAACTAGAAAGCCAACAAAAAGATACATAGAGGAGCTATCAGACATTGAGACTCATGACTCCACTGTAAAAATTTCTTCACCAGCAAAAAGGCCTCCACATGATGAAGTGTTAATGAAACTGCGGGTTGCACCTTTCAATGAGGCTGATTCTCTGGGCACAATCTATCCTACTAGAAAGGATACCCTTGGAGGATTTAGTGTACATGTTCCTTACGTTTCAAGGATGAGAAGGGGGCGCCCTAGGAAGGCCTTCGTTTCATTTGTG GATAAGGAACCCTCAGTTGAACCTAAAGGGATTCAGACAGCAGTTGAGATGATATTAGCGAAGGATGGTGACAAGGGAACCCACCTGAGGAAAGCACCTGAAGTTCCACTAAAG GTAAGTTCTGAGAAAGGGCATATAGAAGCAGTTGATAGTAAAGGGGTTCGAAACCTACAAGCAAAGGTTTACAGTGCTGTTGCCAAGCCTAAAATAAAGCGGGGTTTAACGCGGAAGCATCATCGAGCGTGGACATTGTGTGAGGTCGTGAAGCTGGTTGATGGTGTGGCTCAGTTTGGAGCTGGCAAGTGGTCTGAGATTAGAAAACTGTCTTTTGCCTCATATTCTTACCGCACTTCAGTGGATCTCAAG GACAAATGGCGTAACCTGATCAGAGCAACCAGGACACAGCTTCCGGCACAAAAAGAC GGTGCCTGTCCGCGGAAGATTAACCCTTGTATCATACCAATACCACCATCCATTTTGTTGCGAGTGAAGGAGCTAAACGAGCTGCAGTTGCAAGGGGGTGGCTTCACAGCCCCAGTCAAGTTCTCTGGGCAGGACAGCAAGGTTCTACAGGGAAAAGGGTCAGGTTTTTTGTGA
- the LOC136464627 gene encoding replication protein A 70 kDa DNA-binding subunit A-like, which yields MARAKLTPNAVAAAMAGDTNLKPVVQVVDLRSIAVTGGSRLRFRAIISDGVATGHALFASQLCDLARSGVVRRGSVVQLLDYIVNDVGSNRNRKAIVILNMEVLAAECEIIGNPALPPDSGDSNSMRADQFNGAPQNGSMAGSALNKVARPSDNAQVIQRSMAGNSLNMVPRPSDNAQVFQPTVQPSYRPAPKYRNHGTIMKNDAPARITPISTLNPYQGRWAIKGRVTAKGEIRRYHNAKGDGKVFSFDLLDSDGGEIRATCFNTLVDRFYEVVEVGKVYVVSRGNLKPAKKDYNHLNNEWEIFLEFQSTIELCLDENSSIPAQRFSFSSIDKIEDSENNAIVDVIGVVTSVNPSTTIQRKNGMEAQKRTITLKDMSGRSVELTMWGDFCNREGLQLQEMVECGAFPVLAVKAGKVNDYSGKSVGTISSSQLIINPDLAEAHSLRQWFDCGGRDASTQSISRDFTPSASRNEIRKTIAQIKDDGLGMGDKPDWVTVKAAVTFIKTDPFCYTACPNVVGDRQCGKKVTKSDSGNWLCDKCNQEFPECDYRYLLQLNIQDHTGTTSATAFQEAGQELLGCSARELNMFKENEDPRYTAVLIHCLYQNYLLRLKVKEEQYGDERRVKNTVAKVERVDPLAESKFLLDSISRFIV from the exons ATGGCGAGGGCGAAGCTGACCCCCAAcgccgtggcggcggcgatggcggggGACACCAACCTCAAGCCGGTGGTGCAGGTCGTCGACCTCCGGAGCATCGCGGTCACTGGGGGCTCCAGGCTCAGGTTCCGCGCCATCATCTCCGATGGCGTCGCCACGGGGCACGCGCTCTTCGCCTCGCAGCTCTGCGACCTCGCGCGCTCCGGCGTCGTCCGCCGCGGCTCGGTCGTGCAGCTCCTCGACTACATCGTCAACGACGTCGGCTCCAACCGGAACAGAAA GGCTATTGTTATTCTGAACATGGAGGTTCTTGCTGCAGAGTGTGAGATTATTGGAAATCCAGCACTACCTCCTGATTCTGGAGATTCTAATTCCATGAGAGCAGACCAGTTTAATGGAGCACCTCAAAATGGTTCAATGGCAGGGAGTGCTTTGAACAAAGTGGCAAGGCCCTCTGACAATGCTCAAGTAATCCAGAGATCGATGGCAGGGAACTCTTTGAACATGGTCCCTAGGCCAAGTGACAATGCACAGGTCTTCCAACCAACAGTACAGCCATCCTATCGCCCTGCACCCAAGTACAGAAACCATGGCACAATCATGAAAAACGATGCTCCTGCTAGAATAACCCCCATATCTACTCTAAATCCTTATCAGGGCCGCTGGGCTATCAAGGGTCGAGTAACTGCCAAAGGAGAGATCCGCCGGTACCATAATGCAAAAGGTGATGGCAAAGTGTTCTCTTTTGACCTGCTTGATTCTGATGGTGGTGAGATTCGGGCTACATGTTTCAATACTCTTGTTGATCGCTTCTATGAAGTTGTGGAAGTTGGTAAGGTCTATGTGGTATCTAGAGGAAACTTGAAACCCGCAAAGAAGGACTACAACCATCTGAATAATGAGTGGGAGATTTTCTTGGAATTTCAGTCGACTATTGAACTTTGTCTTGATGAGAACAGTTCTATTCCTGCCCAGCGGTTTAGCTTCTCATCTATTGATAAAATTGAAGATTCAGAGAACAATGCTATTGTTGATGTCATTGGTGTTGTTACATCTGTCAACCCTAGTACTACAATACAGAGGAAAAATGGTATGGAAGCTCAGAAAAGGACCATCACCCTGAAGGATATGTCTGGTCGAAGTGTTGAGCTTACCATGTGGGGTGACTTCTGCAACAGAGAAGGCTTGCAGCTGCAAGAAATGGTTGAATGCGGGGCGTTTCCTGTCCTGGCTGTCAAAGCTGGAAAAGTCAATGATTACAGTGGGAAGTCTGTTGGCACAATTTCTTCATCTCAACTCATCATAAACCCTGATCTTGCTGAGGCTCATTCTCTCAGGCAGTGGTTTGATTGTGGAGGAAGAGATGCTTCTACTCAGTCCATATCCAGGGATTTTACTCCTTCAGCATCAAGGAATGAGATCCGAAAGACAATAGCACAGATAAAGGATGATGGTCTTGGAATGGGGGACAAACCCGATTGGGTCACGGTGAAGGCTGCTGTTACATTCATCAAAACCGACCCCTTCTGCTACACAGCTTGCCCCAATGTGGTTGGAGACAGGCAATGTGGTAAAAAGGTGACAAAGTCTGATTCAGGCAACTGGCTATGTGACAAGTGCAATCAAGAGTTTCCAGAGTGTGATTACAGGTATCTCCTGCAGTTGAACATTCAAGATCACACGGGAACAACTTCTGCGACAGCATTTCAAGAGGCTGGACAGGAGCTACTTGGTTGCTCAGCACGAGAGCTCAACATGTTTAAAGAGAACGAAGATCCTCGCTACACAGCTGTCTTGATCCATTGCTTGTATCAGAATTATTTGTTGAGGCTAAAAGTGAAGGAAGAACAATACGGCGACGAGCGACGAGTGAAGAACACTGTGGCCAAGGTGGAGAGGGTGGATCCTTTGGCTGAAAGTAAATTTCTGCTTGATTCCATTTCAAGGTTTATAGTATGA
- the LOC136467855 gene encoding ubiquitin-like protein ATG12, translated as MAAEADQKVVVHVRSTGDAPILKQSKFKISGRDKFLKVIEFLCRQLHQDTLFVYINSAFSPNPDELVIDLYNNFGIDGKLVVNYALSAAWG; from the exons ATGGCCGCCGAGGCGGATCAGAAAG TGGTTGTGCACGTGCGGTCCACGGGTGATGCGCCGATCCTGAAGCAATCCAAATTCAAG ATTTCAGGACGAGATAAGTTTTTGAAGGTCATAGAGTTTCTTTGCCGacaacttcatcaagatacacTG TTTGTCTATATCAACAGTGCATTTTCGCCAAACCCTGATGAACTGGTAATTGACTTGTATAAT AACTTTGGAATTGATGGGAAGCTGGTGGTAAATTATGCTTTATCAGCGGCATGGGGTTAA
- the LOC136467853 gene encoding growth-regulating factor 1-like isoform X1, with protein sequence MMMMSGRAGGGATTAGRYPFTASQWQELEHQALIYKCLASGKPIPSYLMPPLRRILDSALATSPSLAFPPQPSLGWGCFGMGFSRKPDEDPEPGRCRRTDGKKWRCSKEAYPDSKYCEKHMHRGKNRSRKPVEMSLATPAPASAASSATSATTTSSPAPSYHRPPPAAHDSSPYHALYGGGGSPYSASSARPAGGAGAYHHHAQVSPFHLHLETTHPHPQPSYYSVDQRDYAYGHAAKEVGGVHAFFSDGSADRDRQHAAGQWQFKQLGMDTKPSPTSLFPVAGYGNSGAASPYGVDLGAKEEDEEERRRQQQQHCFVLGADLRLERPSGHDTAPAQKPLRPFFDEWPHEKGNKAGSWMGLDGETQLSMTIPMAANDLPVTSRYRNGAHYE encoded by the exons atgatgatgatgagcggTCGAGCGGGCGGCGGGGCCACCACCGCGGGGCGATACCCGTTCACGGCGTCGCAGTGGCAGGAGCTGGAGCACCAGGCGCTCATCTACAAGTGCCTGGCGTCCGGCAAGCCCATCCCGTCCTACCTCATGCCGCCGCTCCGCCGCATCCTCGACTCCGCCCTCGCCACGTCGCCGTCTCTCGCCTTCCCGCCGCAACCCTCGC TGGGGTGGGGCTGCTTCGGGATGGGCTTCAGCAGGAAGCCCGACGAGGACCCGGAGCCCGGGCGGTGCCGGCGGACGGACGGCAAGAAGTGGCGCTGCTCCAAGGAGGCGTACCCGGACTCCAAGTACTGCGAGAAGCACATGCACCGGGGCAAGAACCGTTCAAGAAAGCCTGTGGAAATGTCCTTGGCCACGCCGGCGCCGGCCTCCGCCGCCTCATCCGCCACAAGCGCCACCACCACCTCGTCCCCGGCACCGTCCTACCACCGCCCGCCCCCCGCCGCGCACGATTCGTCGCCGTACCACGCGCtgtacggcggcggcggcagccctTACTCGGCCTCGTCGGCGCGCCCAGCCGGTGGCGCCGGCGCGTACCATCATCACGCGCAGGTGAGCCCcttccacctccaccttgagACTACCCACCCGCACCCGCAGCCGTCCTACTACTCCGTGGACCAGAGGGACTACGCCTACGGGCACGCCGCCAAGGAGGTCGGCGGCGTGCACGCCTTCTTCTCAGACGGCTCGGCCGACAGGGACCGCCAGCATGCCGCGGGCCAGTGGCAGTTCAAGCAGCTCGGGATGGACACGAAGCCGAGCCCCACGTCGCTTTTCCCCGTCGCAGGGTACGGCAACAGCGGCGCTGCGTCGCCGTACGGCGTTGATCTGGGGGCCAAGGAAGAAGACGAGGAGGAAAGGcggcgccagcagcagcagcactgctTCGTTCTCGGTGCCGACCTGCGGCTGGAGCGGCCGTCGGGCCATGACACCGCCCCCGCGCAGAAGCCGCTCCGGCCCTTCTTTGACGAGTGGCCGCACGAGAAGGGAAACAAGGCGGGGTCGTGGATGGGCCTCGACGGCGAGACGCAGCTCTCCATGACCATCCCCATGGCCGCTAACGACCTCCCCGTCACCTCCCGCTACCGTAATGGTGCGCACT ATGAGTGA
- the LOC136467853 gene encoding growth-regulating factor 1-like isoform X2 produces the protein MMMMSGRAGGGATTAGRYPFTASQWQELEHQALIYKCLASGKPIPSYLMPPLRRILDSALATSPSLAFPPQPSLGWGCFGMGFSRKPDEDPEPGRCRRTDGKKWRCSKEAYPDSKYCEKHMHRGKNRSRKPVEMSLATPAPASAASSATSATTTSSPAPSYHRPPPAAHDSSPYHALYGGGGSPYSASSARPAGGAGAYHHHAQVSPFHLHLETTHPHPQPSYYSVDQRDYAYGHAAKEVGGVHAFFSDGSADRDRQHAAGQWQFKQLGMDTKPSPTSLFPVAGYGNSGAASPYGVDLGAKEEDEEERRRQQQQHCFVLGADLRLERPSGHDTAPAQKPLRPFFDEWPHEKGNKAGSWMGLDGETQLSMTIPMAANDLPVTSRYRNDE, from the exons atgatgatgatgagcggTCGAGCGGGCGGCGGGGCCACCACCGCGGGGCGATACCCGTTCACGGCGTCGCAGTGGCAGGAGCTGGAGCACCAGGCGCTCATCTACAAGTGCCTGGCGTCCGGCAAGCCCATCCCGTCCTACCTCATGCCGCCGCTCCGCCGCATCCTCGACTCCGCCCTCGCCACGTCGCCGTCTCTCGCCTTCCCGCCGCAACCCTCGC TGGGGTGGGGCTGCTTCGGGATGGGCTTCAGCAGGAAGCCCGACGAGGACCCGGAGCCCGGGCGGTGCCGGCGGACGGACGGCAAGAAGTGGCGCTGCTCCAAGGAGGCGTACCCGGACTCCAAGTACTGCGAGAAGCACATGCACCGGGGCAAGAACCGTTCAAGAAAGCCTGTGGAAATGTCCTTGGCCACGCCGGCGCCGGCCTCCGCCGCCTCATCCGCCACAAGCGCCACCACCACCTCGTCCCCGGCACCGTCCTACCACCGCCCGCCCCCCGCCGCGCACGATTCGTCGCCGTACCACGCGCtgtacggcggcggcggcagccctTACTCGGCCTCGTCGGCGCGCCCAGCCGGTGGCGCCGGCGCGTACCATCATCACGCGCAGGTGAGCCCcttccacctccaccttgagACTACCCACCCGCACCCGCAGCCGTCCTACTACTCCGTGGACCAGAGGGACTACGCCTACGGGCACGCCGCCAAGGAGGTCGGCGGCGTGCACGCCTTCTTCTCAGACGGCTCGGCCGACAGGGACCGCCAGCATGCCGCGGGCCAGTGGCAGTTCAAGCAGCTCGGGATGGACACGAAGCCGAGCCCCACGTCGCTTTTCCCCGTCGCAGGGTACGGCAACAGCGGCGCTGCGTCGCCGTACGGCGTTGATCTGGGGGCCAAGGAAGAAGACGAGGAGGAAAGGcggcgccagcagcagcagcactgctTCGTTCTCGGTGCCGACCTGCGGCTGGAGCGGCCGTCGGGCCATGACACCGCCCCCGCGCAGAAGCCGCTCCGGCCCTTCTTTGACGAGTGGCCGCACGAGAAGGGAAACAAGGCGGGGTCGTGGATGGGCCTCGACGGCGAGACGCAGCTCTCCATGACCATCCCCATGGCCGCTAACGACCTCCCCGTCACCTCCCGCTACCGTAATG ATGAGTGA